One window from the genome of Methyloradius palustris encodes:
- the tatB gene encoding Sec-independent protein translocase protein TatB — MFDIAFSELVVIGVVALIVIGPEKLPKVARTVGLLVGRLQRYVANVKDDISREMQLEDLKKLQQQMQENGQKIQTELMLSKDAVSKHLDEVRETLLEAQKPSADTTVPESASISTSQASAVEPHSESGIEPSPVLPPDTKERQK, encoded by the coding sequence TTGTTTGATATTGCATTCTCTGAACTGGTGGTGATTGGCGTCGTGGCATTGATAGTCATCGGCCCCGAGAAATTACCTAAAGTAGCTCGAACAGTGGGTTTGCTGGTGGGCCGATTGCAGCGCTATGTGGCCAATGTGAAAGACGACATCAGTCGCGAGATGCAGCTGGAAGACCTGAAAAAGCTACAACAGCAAATGCAGGAAAATGGGCAGAAAATCCAGACTGAGCTGATGCTGTCAAAAGACGCTGTGTCTAAACATCTTGATGAAGTGCGAGAGACGCTTTTAGAAGCGCAGAAACCATCTGCAGATACCACAGTTCCAGAGTCAGCATCAATCTCAACCTCCCAGGCATCTGCAGTTGAACCCCATTCTGAATCAGGCATTGAACCCAGTCCAGTATTACCGCCAGATACCAAAGAACGACAAAAGTAG
- a CDS encoding cytochrome b yields MNKLVTGLLGWVDERFPLTANYKAHLSEYYAPKNFNFWYFFGALSLLVLVLQIVTGIFLTMNYKPDADLAFASVEYIMRDVSWGWLIRYMHSTGASMFFVVVYLHMFRGIIYGSYRTPRELIWLFGVGIFLALMGEAFFGYLLPWGQMSYWGAQVIINLFSSIPFIGPDISEWLRGDYVVSDATLNRFFAFHVIALPLVLLGLVAAHIIALHEVGSNNPDGVEIKKLKDPETHIPLDGIPFHPYYTVKDIMGVSVFLIVFSAIIFFAPEMGGYFLEANNFIPADSLKTPPHISPVWYFTPYYSILRAVPPVMNSSFPGVVGMGLSVMVFALLPWLDRGAVKSIRYRGSLYKKWLAAFVVSFLVLGYLGTEPSNVWGQFDAGVFFLGGADRATVVARIFTVIYFLFFILMPWYTKIDKTKPVPERVTG; encoded by the coding sequence ATGAATAAATTGGTAACAGGATTGCTAGGTTGGGTCGACGAGCGTTTCCCGCTAACAGCAAATTACAAAGCGCATTTGTCAGAATATTACGCGCCTAAGAACTTTAATTTCTGGTATTTTTTTGGTGCATTATCATTGCTCGTGCTGGTCTTGCAGATTGTCACGGGCATTTTCCTTACCATGAACTACAAGCCGGATGCTGATTTGGCATTTGCTTCTGTCGAATACATCATGCGTGACGTTTCATGGGGTTGGCTCATCCGCTACATGCACTCCACAGGTGCATCCATGTTTTTTGTGGTGGTTTATCTGCATATGTTCCGTGGCATTATTTATGGCTCATATCGCACGCCTCGTGAGCTAATATGGTTGTTTGGCGTCGGTATTTTCTTGGCATTAATGGGTGAGGCCTTTTTTGGCTACCTCTTGCCTTGGGGGCAGATGTCTTACTGGGGTGCGCAGGTGATTATTAACCTCTTTAGCTCCATACCTTTTATCGGCCCTGATATTTCTGAGTGGTTGCGTGGCGACTATGTAGTGTCCGATGCTACATTGAACCGCTTCTTCGCTTTCCATGTGATTGCCTTGCCTCTGGTGCTTTTGGGCCTAGTTGCTGCGCATATTATTGCTCTGCACGAAGTTGGCTCAAACAATCCTGATGGCGTCGAAATCAAAAAACTGAAAGATCCTGAAACCCATATACCGTTGGATGGCATTCCGTTCCATCCTTACTACACGGTGAAAGACATTATGGGCGTTTCGGTATTTCTGATCGTCTTTAGTGCCATTATCTTTTTTGCACCTGAAATGGGTGGCTATTTCCTTGAAGCAAATAACTTCATCCCAGCGGATTCGCTGAAAACGCCGCCACATATATCACCAGTTTGGTATTTCACACCTTATTACTCAATTCTGCGTGCCGTCCCGCCTGTTATGAACTCTTCATTTCCTGGTGTTGTGGGCATGGGGCTTTCTGTGATGGTGTTTGCTTTGTTGCCTTGGCTGGACCGTGGCGCCGTGAAATCCATACGTTACCGCGGTAGCTTGTACAAAAAATGGCTGGCTGCATTTGTGGTGAGTTTTCTGGTTTTGGGTTATCTGGGTACTGAGCCTTCGAACGTTTGGGGGCAATTTGATGCTGGCGTGTTTTTCCTCGGTGGTGCGGATCGTGCCACGGTGGTTGCCAGAATATTTACAGTGATTTACTTCCTCTTCTTTATCTTGATGCCTTGGTACACGAAAATAGATAAAACCAAGCCAGTGCCAGAAAGGGTAACGGGATGA
- a CDS encoding Do family serine endopeptidase, with product MRKLWLIFAQTVTVSLAVLFVVQTFHPNLLNSVDKTLVIKEAASTAKIGSAESYSVAAKKAMPSVVNVFTSKKAAPNPHRQFMDDPLFRHFFGDQPDDQTQRENSLGSGVIVSSDGLIVTNHHVVESADEIEIALADGRTVPAKIVGTDPETDLAVVKVDVKDLPAITFADAEQSSVGDVVLAIGNPFGVGQTVTQGIISALGRSHLGINTFENFIQTDAPINPGNSGGALIDTQGNLVGVNSAIYSRSGGSMGIGFAIPISLVKQVMEQIISQGSVTRGWIGIEAQDITPELAESFKLKQVRGSLIAGILRGSPAERAGLRPGDILLEINGNQVIDSSSMLNLISGLAPNKQATLVVARDEKEIKVPITIGKRPKPLSAKNDLKD from the coding sequence ATGCGCAAACTTTGGCTCATTTTTGCACAGACTGTAACGGTAAGTCTTGCCGTTCTTTTTGTGGTGCAGACTTTTCACCCGAACCTGCTCAACAGTGTGGATAAAACGCTAGTCATTAAAGAGGCTGCTTCTACTGCAAAAATCGGCAGTGCTGAGTCTTATAGTGTTGCTGCAAAAAAAGCGATGCCCTCCGTAGTCAACGTGTTCACCAGCAAAAAAGCAGCACCCAACCCCCATCGTCAGTTTATGGACGACCCATTGTTTCGCCACTTCTTTGGCGACCAGCCAGATGACCAGACACAACGTGAAAACAGCCTAGGCTCTGGCGTGATCGTCAGCAGCGATGGCCTGATTGTCACGAATCACCATGTGGTCGAATCCGCAGATGAAATCGAAATTGCTCTCGCAGATGGCCGTACAGTCCCTGCAAAAATTGTGGGCACTGATCCCGAAACTGATCTAGCCGTGGTCAAAGTAGATGTTAAAGACCTGCCAGCCATTACCTTTGCTGATGCCGAGCAAAGCAGCGTGGGTGATGTTGTGCTCGCGATCGGTAACCCTTTTGGCGTGGGGCAAACTGTCACGCAAGGCATTATCAGCGCGCTGGGTCGCAGCCATCTGGGCATCAATACTTTTGAAAATTTCATACAAACCGATGCGCCGATCAATCCTGGCAACTCAGGCGGCGCATTGATTGATACGCAAGGCAATCTGGTGGGGGTGAATAGCGCCATTTATTCGCGCAGCGGCGGCTCTATGGGTATTGGATTTGCCATCCCCATCAGCTTGGTTAAGCAAGTGATGGAGCAAATCATCAGCCAAGGCAGTGTCACGCGCGGCTGGATAGGGATTGAAGCACAAGACATCACGCCAGAATTGGCGGAATCATTCAAGCTTAAGCAAGTACGTGGATCATTGATTGCAGGTATCTTGCGCGGCAGCCCTGCTGAGCGTGCTGGCTTGAGGCCTGGTGATATATTGCTTGAAATCAACGGCAACCAGGTGATTGATAGCTCGAGCATGCTGAATCTGATCTCTGGTCTAGCCCCTAATAAACAAGCCACACTGGTAGTAGCGAGGGATGAGAAGGAAATCAAGGTACCTATCACAATAGGCAAACGCCCTAAACCGCTCAGCGCTAAGAATGATCTTAAAGATTAA
- the hisF gene encoding imidazole glycerol phosphate synthase subunit HisF: MALAKRIIPCLDVTAGRVVKGINFLELRDAGDPVEIARRYDEQGADELTFLDITASSDNRGLILNIIEQVASQVFIPLTVGGGVREVEDVRRLLNAGADKVSINTSAVLNPQLVADASGHFGSQCIVVAIDAKQVGDHWEVFTHGGRNATGIDAIEWAKKMVALGAGELLVTSMDRDGTKVGFNLALNRAISDAVDVPIIASGGAGNLVHLVEGVQEGGADAVLAASIFHYGEYTVRQAKEYMRECGIEVRL, from the coding sequence ATGGCTTTAGCCAAACGCATTATTCCTTGCCTTGATGTCACAGCTGGTCGTGTGGTTAAAGGCATCAATTTTTTAGAGTTGCGCGACGCTGGCGACCCAGTTGAAATTGCCCGTCGCTATGATGAGCAGGGCGCTGACGAACTGACTTTTCTCGACATCACCGCCAGCTCAGATAACCGCGGCTTGATTCTGAATATTATTGAGCAAGTCGCCTCACAAGTATTTATCCCATTAACAGTAGGCGGCGGCGTACGCGAAGTAGAGGATGTGCGCCGATTATTGAATGCAGGTGCTGATAAAGTCAGCATCAACACTTCCGCGGTGCTTAATCCACAACTGGTAGCCGATGCTTCTGGCCATTTTGGGTCGCAGTGTATCGTTGTCGCGATTGACGCCAAACAAGTGGGTGACCACTGGGAAGTATTCACCCACGGCGGTCGCAATGCAACAGGCATAGATGCAATTGAATGGGCGAAAAAAATGGTGGCGCTTGGTGCGGGCGAGCTGCTGGTTACCAGCATGGATAGAGACGGTACTAAAGTTGGCTTTAACCTTGCACTCAATCGCGCAATCAGTGATGCTGTCGATGTGCCAATTATTGCTTCAGGCGGTGCAGGTAATCTGGTACATCTGGTTGAAGGTGTGCAAGAAGGCGGCGCTGACGCAGTGCTGGCGGCTAGCATTTTTCACTATGGTGAATACACGGTGCGCCAAGCCAAAGAATATATGCGTGAATGTGGTATTGAAGTGCGCCTGTAG
- the hisA gene encoding 1-(5-phosphoribosyl)-5-[(5-phosphoribosylamino)methylideneamino]imidazole-4-carboxamide isomerase: MLIIPAIDLKDGHCVRLKQGLMEESTVFSEDPGAMARNWVDQGAKRLHLVDLNGAFAGKPVNEAAIKAIVQAVGGQIPIQLGGGIRDLETIERYLDDGIDYVIIGTAAVKNPGFLHEACYAFPGQIIVGLDAKDGKVAVDGWSKLTGHDVIDLAKKFEGYGVEAIVYTDIGRDGMLSGVNIEATVALAQALMIPVIASGGITNLDDVRKLCAVESEGIIGAITGRAIYEGTLDFTAAQALADELNG; the protein is encoded by the coding sequence ATGCTGATTATCCCTGCTATTGATCTCAAAGACGGTCACTGTGTCCGCTTAAAACAAGGCTTGATGGAAGAGTCCACTGTGTTCTCAGAAGACCCCGGCGCGATGGCGCGCAATTGGGTTGATCAAGGTGCCAAGCGTTTGCACTTGGTTGACCTTAACGGTGCTTTTGCTGGTAAACCCGTGAATGAAGCTGCTATCAAGGCCATTGTTCAAGCGGTGGGCGGTCAAATTCCAATTCAGTTGGGGGGCGGTATTCGCGATCTGGAAACCATAGAGCGTTATCTGGATGACGGTATTGATTATGTGATTATTGGCACGGCGGCTGTTAAAAACCCTGGCTTCTTGCATGAGGCCTGCTATGCATTCCCTGGCCAGATTATCGTAGGGCTTGATGCCAAAGATGGCAAAGTGGCGGTCGATGGCTGGTCTAAACTGACTGGGCATGACGTCATTGACTTAGCCAAAAAATTTGAAGGCTATGGCGTTGAAGCCATTGTCTATACCGATATTGGCCGTGATGGCATGTTGAGCGGCGTGAATATTGAAGCCACCGTGGCATTGGCGCAGGCATTGATGATCCCTGTGATTGCCAGCGGCGGCATTACCAACCTTGATGATGTGCGCAAGCTTTGTGCTGTCGAAAGCGAAGGCATTATCGGCGCTATTACTGGCCGCGCGATTTATGAAGGTACGCTCGATTTTACTGCCGCCCAAGCGCTGGCAGATGAGCTAAACGGTTAA
- the hisH gene encoding imidazole glycerol phosphate synthase subunit HisH — protein MIDIAVVDYGMGNLRSVSKALEHVATDKKVVVTSNPQDIAEAERVVFPGQGAMPDCVRELDSRGLREAVIAAAASKPFLGICIGLQLLFDHSEEGNADGLGIFAGQVKRFSAVDMHDVQGHKLKVPHMGWNEVYQSQSHPLWAGIENGERFYYVHSYYVAPQETALVAGYSEYPKRFTSVVAKDNIFAVQFHPEKSQHAGLKLLSNFVQWNGHS, from the coding sequence ATGATTGATATCGCAGTAGTTGATTATGGTATGGGCAATTTGCGTTCAGTGTCTAAAGCACTTGAACATGTAGCTACTGATAAAAAAGTGGTCGTTACCAGCAATCCGCAAGATATTGCAGAAGCAGAGCGTGTCGTGTTTCCAGGCCAGGGCGCTATGCCTGACTGTGTGCGTGAACTGGATTCACGTGGTCTGCGTGAGGCCGTGATAGCGGCCGCAGCCAGCAAGCCTTTTCTGGGAATCTGTATCGGCCTGCAATTATTGTTTGACCATAGCGAGGAAGGTAATGCTGATGGTCTTGGCATTTTTGCTGGTCAAGTAAAACGCTTTTCGGCAGTAGATATGCATGATGTACAAGGCCACAAACTTAAAGTGCCGCACATGGGATGGAATGAAGTTTATCAGTCACAATCTCACCCACTGTGGGCGGGAATTGAGAATGGCGAACGTTTTTATTATGTGCACAGTTATTATGTGGCGCCGCAGGAAACAGCCTTGGTGGCTGGTTACAGCGAGTATCCAAAACGCTTTACCAGTGTAGTGGCTAAGGATAATATATTTGCTGTTCAATTCCACCCAGAAAAAAGCCAGCATGCAGGGCTAAAACTTTTATCCAATTTCGTTCAATGGAACGGTCATTCTTAA
- the petA gene encoding ubiquinol-cytochrome c reductase iron-sulfur subunit: MANQPVDQHKRRFLIAATTAVGGVAVAAVAVPFVASMLPSARAKAAGAPVEVDVSKIEAGAMITVEWRGKPVWIINRSQAMLDALSNHDDRLTDPKLEVNQQPEDCKNADRSIKPNLMVLVGVCTHLGCSPSPRLQSGADMGADWPGGFFCPCHGSKYDLAGRVFKGSPAPINLLVPDYKYVSDSVVRIGNET; this comes from the coding sequence ATGGCGAACCAACCAGTGGATCAACACAAACGACGATTTTTAATTGCGGCTACCACCGCTGTAGGTGGTGTGGCAGTGGCTGCGGTAGCTGTGCCTTTTGTGGCTAGCATGTTGCCAAGTGCGCGTGCAAAAGCTGCGGGTGCCCCAGTTGAAGTGGATGTTAGTAAAATTGAAGCTGGCGCCATGATCACAGTAGAGTGGCGTGGTAAACCAGTTTGGATTATTAATCGTAGTCAAGCCATGCTTGATGCGCTTAGTAATCACGATGATAGGCTGACCGACCCTAAGCTTGAAGTAAACCAACAGCCTGAAGACTGTAAAAATGCAGACCGCTCAATCAAACCAAACTTGATGGTGCTGGTCGGAGTTTGTACCCATCTAGGCTGTTCACCATCACCAAGACTGCAATCTGGCGCAGACATGGGTGCCGATTGGCCAGGTGGTTTCTTCTGCCCTTGCCATGGTTCTAAGTATGACCTTGCAGGCCGCGTATTTAAGGGTTCGCCTGCACCAATTAACCTGCTGGTACCTGACTACAAATACGTAAGTGATTCAGTAGTGCGTATTGGTAACGAAACTTAA
- a CDS encoding cytochrome c1, which produces MSASIMKKLLIALTLSASFSVSASEGPKLERAPIDPDNQASLQRGAKIFVNYCLNCHSAAYMRYNRLQDIGLTQEQIKENLLFAGDKVGETMKVAMPKKDSKEWFGVTPPDLTVEARARGADWLYAYLRSFYRDDTRPTGWNNVVYEKVAMPHVLWQLQGDQILKTEETTEANGEKSEQHKLVLIKPGKLSPAEYDATIADLVNYLVYMSEPAKSTRLRLGLIVLLFLGGLFIVSYYLKKEFWKDVH; this is translated from the coding sequence ATGAGCGCGTCTATCATGAAAAAACTACTGATTGCTTTAACGTTATCTGCTTCATTCTCTGTGAGCGCGAGTGAGGGTCCAAAGCTTGAGCGTGCGCCTATTGATCCTGATAACCAGGCTTCTTTGCAGCGCGGCGCAAAGATATTTGTGAATTACTGCCTTAACTGCCATAGCGCTGCTTATATGCGCTACAACCGTTTGCAGGATATTGGCTTGACGCAAGAGCAGATTAAAGAAAATCTGCTTTTCGCAGGTGACAAAGTTGGCGAAACCATGAAAGTGGCGATGCCGAAAAAGGACTCTAAAGAGTGGTTTGGTGTAACGCCTCCTGATTTAACCGTGGAAGCTAGAGCGCGCGGCGCAGACTGGCTTTATGCATATCTCAGAAGCTTTTATCGTGATGATACCCGGCCTACAGGTTGGAATAATGTAGTGTACGAAAAAGTCGCGATGCCGCATGTCTTATGGCAATTGCAGGGTGACCAGATACTCAAGACAGAAGAAACCACAGAAGCCAATGGCGAAAAATCCGAACAGCACAAGCTAGTGCTGATTAAGCCAGGTAAGTTATCTCCTGCGGAATATGATGCTACCATAGCCGACCTCGTTAACTACTTGGTCTATATGTCAGAGCCAGCCAAAAGCACGCGTCTGCGTTTAGGCTTAATTGTGCTGCTATTTTTAGGGGGCTTATTTATTGTGAGCTATTACCTGAAAAAAGAGTTCTGGAAAGACGTCCACTAA
- the tatA gene encoding Sec-independent protein translocase subunit TatA, producing MGSFSIWHWLIVLLIVVLVFGTKKLRNIGSDVGGAVKNFKDAMKEESSKPKLDEPEPGHTVEGEVTQKTKQ from the coding sequence ATGGGTTCATTTAGCATTTGGCATTGGTTAATCGTATTGTTAATTGTTGTGCTGGTATTTGGCACAAAAAAACTACGCAATATTGGTAGCGATGTGGGCGGTGCAGTTAAAAACTTCAAGGATGCGATGAAGGAAGAAAGCAGCAAACCCAAACTAGATGAGCCTGAACCAGGCCACACTGTTGAAGGCGAAGTAACCCAGAAAACTAAGCAGTAA
- a CDS encoding histidine triad nucleotide-binding protein yields MSTDCIFCKIVAGEIPATKVYEDEDVIAFNDIHPIAPVHFMIVPKEHIESLASAEEKHQALLGKILLLAPKLAKQQGLKGFRTMINTGREGGQEVFHLHVHVFGGGASLPKT; encoded by the coding sequence ATGAGTACAGACTGTATTTTTTGCAAAATCGTCGCAGGTGAAATCCCTGCCACCAAGGTGTATGAAGATGAAGATGTGATCGCCTTCAACGACATTCACCCCATTGCGCCAGTGCATTTTATGATAGTGCCAAAAGAGCATATTGAAAGTTTGGCGAGTGCTGAAGAAAAGCATCAAGCACTGTTAGGCAAAATATTGTTGCTAGCGCCTAAGCTGGCAAAGCAGCAAGGCCTAAAAGGTTTTCGTACCATGATAAATACTGGCCGTGAAGGCGGGCAAGAGGTATTTCATTTACACGTGCATGTATTCGGTGGCGGCGCTAGCTTACCTAAAACCTAG
- a CDS encoding phosphoribosyl-ATP diphosphatase, producing MSDVLNRLAELLEQRKTASPDSSYVAKLYAKGTDSILKKVGEESAELIIAGKGGDQQEIIYETADLWFHSLVLLAHAGLNPQQVLDELARREGLSGLEEKAQRKG from the coding sequence ATGAGTGATGTGCTGAATCGATTAGCCGAGTTGTTAGAGCAGCGTAAAACTGCGAGCCCAGACTCGTCATACGTGGCCAAGCTTTACGCCAAAGGCACAGACAGCATCCTCAAAAAAGTAGGTGAAGAATCCGCCGAACTGATTATTGCGGGCAAAGGCGGCGATCAACAGGAAATCATCTATGAAACTGCCGATCTTTGGTTTCATAGTTTAGTGTTGCTGGCGCATGCTGGTTTAAATCCACAGCAGGTGCTTGATGAGTTGGCGCGGCGTGAAGGTCTTTCGGGGCTTGAAGAAAAAGCACAGCGTAAGGGTTGA
- the hisI gene encoding phosphoribosyl-AMP cyclohydrolase gives MSDYLDKVNWTSEGLVPVIAQEHSTGKVLMFAWMNREALKLTVETGQAVYWSRSRNKLWHKGEESGHVQKVHDIRLDCDEDVILIIVEQIGGIACHTGRHNCFFKKLENDDWVVDQPVIKDTNEIYHHE, from the coding sequence ATGAGCGATTATCTAGACAAAGTAAATTGGACGAGCGAAGGCCTTGTGCCTGTGATCGCCCAAGAACACAGCACCGGCAAAGTGTTAATGTTCGCCTGGATGAACCGTGAAGCATTAAAGTTAACGGTAGAGACGGGCCAGGCAGTTTATTGGTCACGTTCGCGTAATAAGTTATGGCATAAAGGTGAAGAATCAGGCCATGTGCAAAAAGTACATGATATCCGCCTAGATTGTGATGAAGACGTGATTTTGATTATCGTCGAACAGATAGGTGGTATTGCTTGTCATACTGGCAGGCATAACTGCTTCTTCAAGAAATTAGAAAATGATGACTGGGTGGTAGACCAGCCTGTTATCAAAGACACCAACGAGATTTACCACCATGAGTGA
- the tatC gene encoding twin-arginine translocase subunit TatC, translating to MNTTETFISHLIELRDRLLRSVIGLVLVFIALFPFANKIYHLLAEPMLSKLPAGGQMIATAVTTPFFVPMKVAMLAAFVISLPHTLYQIWSFVAPGLYAHERKFMAPLVVASTLLFFTGMAFAYYLVFPVVFGFITHAAPEGVAVMTDIGNYLDFVMTMFIAFGLAFEVPIAVVMLVRFNIVKIQTLKDIRSYVIVGAFVVGAIFTPPDVISQMMLAVPLWLLYEAGIIFARFTMPHVADEKAISDN from the coding sequence GTGAACACCACCGAAACGTTTATCTCCCACCTCATCGAACTGCGTGACCGTTTGCTGCGCAGTGTAATTGGGCTGGTACTGGTGTTCATCGCACTTTTCCCCTTTGCCAACAAAATTTATCACTTGCTCGCCGAGCCTATGCTTAGCAAGTTACCCGCAGGCGGCCAGATGATTGCAACGGCAGTTACCACGCCTTTCTTTGTGCCGATGAAGGTGGCGATGCTGGCCGCATTCGTGATTTCATTGCCGCATACGCTGTATCAGATATGGTCGTTCGTAGCGCCTGGGCTATATGCACATGAACGCAAATTCATGGCGCCGCTTGTTGTTGCCAGCACATTGTTGTTCTTTACAGGTATGGCTTTCGCTTATTACCTGGTATTCCCCGTGGTCTTTGGCTTTATTACGCATGCCGCGCCAGAGGGCGTTGCCGTGATGACGGATATTGGTAACTATCTCGATTTTGTGATGACTATGTTCATTGCCTTTGGGCTCGCATTTGAGGTGCCAATTGCGGTTGTGATGCTGGTGCGATTCAATATCGTCAAGATTCAGACTTTGAAAGACATTCGTTCTTATGTCATTGTTGGCGCGTTTGTCGTGGGGGCTATTTTTACACCACCCGATGTGATTTCACAGATGATGTTGGCTGTGCCTTTGTGGCTGCTCTATGAGGCGGGCATCATCTTCGCAAGATTCACGATGCCGCATGTTGCCGATGAAAAAGCCATTTCAGATAATTAA
- a CDS encoding Nif3-like dinuclear metal center hexameric protein produces MKLKELTHYTGEILQVERFRDYCPNGLQVEGKQEVSKIVAGVTASMDLLEAAHAAGADLILVHHGYFWRNEDARVIGMKRARIKFLLEHEINLLAYHLPLDAHAEYGNNVQLAKKLGFQLEGWAGEQNIIAYGTIAVPVSLQQLGAHINQQLNREPLLIGEQNKLVKRIAWCTGAAQDYIEQAIDLGVDVFISGEISERTVHLARESGVAYIAAGHHATERYGVQALGEHLATHFNLGYEWIDIDNPV; encoded by the coding sequence ATGAAATTAAAAGAGTTAACCCATTATACGGGAGAAATTCTACAGGTTGAGCGCTTCCGCGACTATTGCCCCAATGGTTTGCAGGTAGAAGGCAAGCAAGAGGTCAGCAAGATTGTGGCAGGGGTCACTGCAAGTATGGATTTGTTGGAGGCCGCGCATGCAGCCGGTGCTGATTTAATACTGGTGCATCACGGATATTTCTGGCGCAATGAAGATGCGCGGGTGATCGGTATGAAGCGAGCACGCATCAAGTTTTTGCTGGAGCATGAGATTAATCTGCTGGCTTACCATCTGCCGCTGGATGCACACGCCGAGTATGGCAATAACGTTCAATTGGCGAAAAAACTGGGTTTTCAGCTAGAGGGTTGGGCGGGCGAGCAAAATATAATCGCTTATGGAACAATTGCTGTGCCTGTCAGTCTTCAACAACTAGGCGCTCATATCAATCAACAACTCAATCGTGAGCCCTTGTTGATTGGCGAGCAGAATAAACTGGTGAAACGCATTGCTTGGTGCACGGGCGCTGCGCAAGATTACATCGAACAAGCAATTGATTTAGGGGTGGATGTATTTATCAGTGGCGAGATTTCAGAGCGAACGGTGCATCTGGCGCGTGAATCTGGTGTTGCTTATATTGCCGCTGGACATCATGCAACTGAGCGTTATGGTGTGCAGGCTTTGGGTGAGCATCTCGCAACGCACTTTAATTTGGGCTACGAATGGATTGATATTGATAACCCCGTGTAA
- the hisB gene encoding imidazoleglycerol-phosphate dehydratase HisB gives MRSAEVSRQTLETQIIVSINLDGTGVSKFATGLGFLDHMLDQIARHGMLDISVEAKGDLHIDAHHTVEDIGITLGQAFAKAVGDKKGIRRYGHAYIPLDEALSRVVLDLSGRPGLEYGVNFTRAQIGDFDVDLIHEFFQGFVNHALVTLHIDNLKGVNAHHQAETIFKAFGRALRMALELDARMAGIMPSTKGAL, from the coding sequence ATGCGTAGCGCCGAAGTCAGCCGTCAAACACTAGAAACCCAGATTATTGTATCTATCAATCTGGATGGCACTGGAGTATCTAAATTCGCTACAGGCTTGGGTTTTCTTGATCACATGCTTGATCAGATCGCACGCCACGGTATGCTGGATATTAGCGTTGAGGCCAAAGGTGATTTGCACATTGATGCACATCACACCGTTGAAGACATCGGCATTACACTAGGCCAAGCTTTTGCTAAAGCGGTCGGCGATAAAAAAGGCATACGCCGTTACGGCCATGCTTATATTCCGTTGGATGAAGCTTTATCCCGCGTTGTGCTCGATCTTTCTGGCCGCCCAGGACTTGAGTATGGTGTTAACTTTACGCGTGCCCAAATCGGTGATTTCGACGTTGACCTCATCCACGAATTCTTCCAAGGCTTTGTCAATCATGCATTAGTCACCCTGCATATTGATAACCTCAAAGGTGTGAATGCACACCACCAGGCTGAAACGATTTTCAAGGCATTTGGACGTGCCCTGCGTATGGCTTTAGAGCTGGATGCGCGCATGGCTGGTATTATGCCTTCTACCAAGGGTGCCTTATAG